A genomic window from Leptospira broomii serovar Hurstbridge str. 5399 includes:
- the pepN gene encoding aminopeptidase N: MDNILTQQEALLRSNQISDVSYSLKLELEAGSQEYSGDSTLRFVYSGGKKGQLKVDFVSKKIEILWLNGKEETNYEKKESSLQFPAELLLAGKNELRVKYKNTFDHTGSGFHKFKDPADSAEYMHTDFEPFEAHRLFPSFDQPDLKAVYDLEVTGPIQWTYIHNTLPISEELLPNDRKRIRFNATKKFSTYLFALIVGPYAVWEDKAGNIPLRLFCRKSLAKFMDAPNIFAITKEAFGFLQDYFGIPYPYGKYDQIFVPEFNMGAMENVGAVTFSESYIFRGPRIYSEYLNRANTIYHEMVHMWFGNLVTMRWWNDLWLNESFADYLSYYSMSKGKLFSDALEHFYVREEWAYREDQLSTTHPIAGKAENTLEAISNFDGISYSKGASVLRQLMYYVGEEKFRNAMRLYFKRHAEGNTVLEDFLASMSEISGIDVRGWSREWLETTGVNTLSPARKNEKSFLLQRPSDGNNLYRTHALQATLYRETDGQFVQIERKRVLIKGEETLLEESLQPAATDLLLLNTEDYAYAKTYLPAESISLIKKRLDTLSDRFSRRIVWGSLWQMVRDAELSPRDFLELVFDQGMKEPDLSVRNSHILTKALTTISNYLSQTEREAWSEKLNVIAKMQLAKKTNVEQEQILWFRILESTSRTQNQLAYLKLLLQGKESIFGLPIDQERRWGILARLSAFGDSEALNLLLQEEQKDGSDLGAKKAFLARISFPDPEIKKEAWDRFKTPKEEDSSDFLRFGMRGFQWDHQKEILIPFVNEYFDSVIPIYEKRDPHFSGAFGHMLFPSFEPDRALLQKTQDFLKNHPNLPKLLRKDLQQQRDDLVRTLRILEKYKK; this comes from the coding sequence ATGGATAATATCTTAACCCAACAGGAAGCACTTTTAAGATCCAACCAAATCTCGGACGTATCTTATTCCCTTAAACTCGAATTGGAAGCGGGCTCTCAGGAATATTCCGGAGATTCGACTCTACGATTCGTTTATTCCGGAGGAAAGAAAGGACAACTCAAAGTCGACTTCGTTTCCAAAAAGATAGAAATTCTTTGGCTGAACGGCAAAGAAGAAACCAATTATGAGAAAAAGGAATCCAGTCTTCAGTTTCCGGCGGAGCTACTCTTAGCGGGAAAGAACGAACTACGAGTCAAATATAAAAATACGTTCGATCATACGGGTTCGGGATTCCATAAATTCAAAGATCCGGCGGATTCCGCCGAATATATGCATACGGACTTTGAACCGTTCGAAGCCCATCGACTGTTTCCTTCTTTCGATCAACCCGATCTAAAAGCGGTTTACGATCTGGAAGTCACCGGTCCGATTCAATGGACTTATATTCATAATACTCTTCCTATTTCGGAAGAGTTATTGCCGAACGACAGAAAGAGGATTCGGTTTAACGCGACTAAAAAGTTTTCCACATATCTATTCGCATTAATCGTAGGTCCTTATGCGGTCTGGGAAGATAAGGCCGGAAATATTCCGCTGCGATTGTTTTGCCGAAAATCTCTCGCAAAATTTATGGACGCACCGAATATTTTTGCGATTACTAAGGAAGCTTTCGGCTTTTTACAAGATTACTTCGGGATTCCGTATCCGTACGGAAAATACGATCAAATCTTTGTTCCGGAATTCAATATGGGCGCGATGGAAAACGTCGGCGCGGTAACGTTTTCTGAAAGTTACATATTTAGAGGTCCTAGAATATATTCGGAATATCTAAATCGAGCTAATACGATTTACCATGAAATGGTTCACATGTGGTTCGGAAATCTTGTGACGATGAGATGGTGGAACGACCTCTGGCTGAACGAAAGTTTTGCCGATTATCTTTCGTATTACTCGATGTCCAAGGGAAAACTATTTTCAGATGCGTTGGAACACTTCTACGTTCGGGAAGAATGGGCTTATCGGGAGGATCAACTTTCTACGACCCATCCGATCGCCGGGAAAGCGGAGAATACCTTGGAAGCGATCAGCAATTTTGACGGAATCTCTTATTCCAAAGGCGCCTCGGTTTTAAGGCAGTTAATGTACTACGTCGGTGAAGAGAAATTTCGAAATGCGATGCGGCTTTATTTCAAACGCCATGCGGAGGGAAATACAGTACTCGAAGACTTTTTAGCAAGCATGTCCGAAATAAGCGGGATCGATGTTCGAGGTTGGAGCCGAGAATGGTTGGAAACCACCGGAGTCAATACGTTAAGTCCCGCACGCAAAAATGAAAAATCATTTCTACTGCAAAGACCGTCGGATGGAAATAATCTTTATAGGACCCACGCTTTGCAAGCGACATTGTATCGGGAAACCGACGGTCAGTTTGTCCAAATTGAAAGAAAGAGAGTGCTGATCAAAGGAGAAGAGACTCTTTTAGAAGAAAGCTTACAACCTGCGGCAACCGATCTTTTGCTCCTGAACACCGAAGATTATGCGTATGCAAAAACATATCTTCCCGCGGAATCGATTTCGCTTATAAAAAAACGTTTGGATACCCTTTCGGATCGTTTCTCTCGACGAATCGTTTGGGGAAGTCTATGGCAAATGGTGCGTGACGCCGAACTCTCCCCACGAGACTTCCTAGAACTGGTCTTTGACCAAGGCATGAAGGAACCGGATTTATCCGTTCGAAACAGCCATATACTGACCAAAGCGCTGACGACGATTTCCAATTATCTTTCGCAAACGGAGCGGGAAGCTTGGTCCGAAAAACTGAACGTAATCGCAAAAATGCAACTTGCAAAAAAGACGAATGTAGAGCAGGAACAGATACTGTGGTTTAGAATTTTGGAAAGTACATCCCGTACGCAAAACCAACTTGCATACTTAAAGCTTCTATTACAAGGCAAAGAATCGATTTTCGGATTACCGATCGACCAGGAACGAAGATGGGGAATTCTCGCCCGACTCAGCGCCTTCGGAGATTCCGAGGCATTAAATCTACTATTGCAAGAAGAACAAAAAGACGGCTCCGATCTAGGTGCCAAGAAAGCCTTTCTAGCTCGCATTTCCTTTCCGGATCCGGAAATCAAAAAGGAAGCGTGGGATCGATTTAAAACACCGAAAGAAGAAGATTCCTCCGACTTTCTACGTTTTGGAATGCGAGGATTTCAGTGGGATCATCAGAAGGAAATATTAATCCCGTTCGTGAACGAATACTTCGATTCAGTCATCCCGATTTATGAAAAAAGAGACCCGCATTTTTCGGGAGCCTTCGGTCATATGCTGTTTCCATCCTTCGAGCCCGATCGCGCACTTCTTCAGAAAACTCAGGATTTTCTTAAGAATCACCCGAACCTTCCCAAGCTATTGCGGAAAGATTTGCAGCAGCAACGGGATGATTTGGTTCGAACCTTAAGGATTTTGGAAAAATATAAGAAGTAA
- a CDS encoding MFS transporter codes for MKKKFFSRTPFESLLIPEFRNFILAKFLITTSFILQSTIVFWQIYKITGDALSLGLIGLTEAIPSIFIAFFSGLVVDSVPRKKVIVSSLALLTLCSILLFSFTTSYFSWVILSYGSVPIYSVIFLSGIARGFLSPSVAAFQTQLVPKEVFPNAATWGGIAWQASSVLGPFLGGLLIGFSGIELAYFTDMSLMILAFGLLIFIPSKPLPESGPKESILVSLASGWKFVFGHQVILGAISLDLFAVLFGGAVALLPAFAEQILSLGPEGYGILRMSPAAGAVLCALFIAAKPPKKDSGKLLLACVFGFGLSMILFAFSRNFYLSAFALIASGAFDMVSVVIRQTIVQLYTPEHMRGRVSAVNSIFIGSSNEIGAFESGVMAKWMGLAPSVVFGGLMTLVTVGFVATVAPRLRKLDLKDVTG; via the coding sequence ATGAAAAAAAAATTCTTTTCTAGAACTCCCTTCGAGTCCCTCCTAATTCCGGAATTTCGAAACTTCATTCTCGCAAAATTTCTAATCACTACATCCTTTATTCTTCAATCCACGATCGTTTTCTGGCAAATCTACAAGATCACAGGTGACGCATTAAGTTTAGGTCTGATCGGATTGACGGAAGCGATTCCCTCCATCTTCATCGCTTTTTTTTCCGGATTAGTGGTCGATAGTGTTCCTCGCAAAAAAGTAATCGTTTCCTCCCTGGCATTATTGACTTTATGCTCCATCCTCCTCTTTTCATTCACGACCTCGTATTTTTCCTGGGTCATCCTGAGCTATGGAAGCGTCCCGATTTATTCGGTAATTTTTCTATCCGGAATCGCGAGAGGATTTTTAAGCCCGAGCGTAGCTGCTTTCCAAACTCAACTCGTCCCGAAGGAAGTGTTTCCTAACGCGGCAACTTGGGGAGGTATTGCTTGGCAGGCCTCGTCCGTACTCGGTCCTTTCTTAGGAGGATTATTGATCGGATTCAGTGGAATCGAATTGGCATACTTTACGGACATGAGCTTGATGATTCTTGCCTTTGGTCTTTTAATCTTCATTCCATCTAAGCCCCTACCTGAAAGCGGACCGAAGGAATCTATCTTAGTAAGCTTAGCCTCCGGATGGAAATTCGTATTCGGACACCAGGTTATCCTAGGCGCAATCTCTTTGGATTTATTCGCGGTTCTTTTCGGAGGTGCCGTCGCATTGCTGCCTGCTTTCGCAGAACAGATTCTTTCGTTAGGCCCGGAAGGATACGGGATATTAAGAATGTCTCCTGCAGCCGGAGCGGTTTTATGTGCGTTATTCATAGCCGCCAAGCCGCCTAAAAAAGATTCCGGAAAGCTGTTGCTCGCCTGCGTTTTCGGATTCGGCCTTAGCATGATTCTTTTCGCCTTTTCTCGTAACTTCTATCTGTCAGCGTTCGCTTTGATAGCGAGCGGCGCCTTCGATATGGTCAGCGTGGTTATTCGACAAACGATCGTGCAATTATATACACCCGAACATATGCGAGGTCGAGTTTCCGCCGTAAATAGTATCTTTATCGGCTCCTCGAATGAAATAGGCGCGTTTGAATCCGGAGTGATGGCAAAGTGGATGGGGTTAGCTCCTTCGGTCGTTTTCGGAGGACTGATGACTCTAGTCACCGTAGGCTTTGTCGCGACCGTAGCGCCTCGCCTCAGAAAGTTGGACTTGAAAGACGTAACGGGATAA
- a CDS encoding NUDIX hydrolase, with protein sequence MQEFRPEDYHPDSNLWKRGAKKLLFHTPIFDLVACHTESPDGNVSRDFFHLISKDWVNIIALTEEGKILLINQYRHGLDRYSLEIPGGIAEKKTLLESAQAELREETGYISEDWEYLGKVSGNPAVFDNWCHTYIARNVHPHEAGQDLDESEQIDFYEYPLEGVPSLVEQNILHHGMMVAALGMFFLKYPLKK encoded by the coding sequence ATGCAAGAATTCCGCCCCGAAGATTATCACCCCGACTCAAACCTCTGGAAACGAGGCGCAAAAAAACTTCTGTTTCATACTCCCATCTTCGATTTGGTAGCCTGCCATACTGAATCGCCGGACGGAAATGTCTCAAGGGATTTCTTCCATCTGATCTCGAAGGATTGGGTAAACATTATCGCACTAACCGAGGAAGGAAAAATTCTTTTGATCAATCAGTACAGGCACGGTTTAGATCGATATTCCCTGGAAATTCCGGGAGGAATCGCCGAAAAGAAAACTCTACTTGAATCTGCGCAGGCCGAATTGCGGGAAGAAACCGGATATATCTCCGAAGATTGGGAGTATCTGGGAAAGGTCTCCGGAAATCCGGCCGTATTCGATAATTGGTGCCACACTTATATTGCTCGAAATGTTCATCCGCACGAAGCCGGGCAGGACTTGGATGAAAGCGAACAGATAGACTTCTACGAATATCCTTTGGAAGGAGTTCCTTCACTCGTGGAACAAAACATACTTCACCACGGCATGATGGTTGCGGCGCTCGGAATGTTTTTCCTCAAATACCCTTTAAAAAAATAA
- a CDS encoding ATP-dependent helicase, whose protein sequence is MKLNPEQEKAVQTVQGPLLIFAGAGSGKTRVISNRISHMVQDHHIPASKIVALSFTNKSAKEMAERVRKLVPRNLLKGIVLSTFHSLGLGILKKHIEKLGYKQPFLLLNQADQEGLITGMLVAQKIEPKRAQVSEILGKISRVKNSGPEYLEFLRTSINEGDLTAASLFQQYQDSLKEQNFIDFDDLILLPSRLLINFEEVREEYHKKFQYFMVDEFQDTNRTQYEFLRALMGTSDNLCVVGDDDQSIYAFRGSDVSLILGFEKDFPTATVIRLLENYRSTDIIVSAANSLIRHNSSRREKELYSRVPGSRKVKYVERIDEKDEAEWVADSIREEIIKEARKGSQIAILFRTNFQSRPFEEAFRNRDMPYKVVGGYNFFDRKEVRDLISYIRLIANQKDDASLLRIINYPKRGIGPGSISLVHEKAGHNKESLYETLFRVCESPDFIPDLNRKVASEIYNFVNLIEKAKKKFSSAPRLFFALRELIADLALEKEIVLEEKEEKVAKARIYNMSELVNMLAFFEENNESAEKPTLFDFINRLAMLMEDAPTDEKEDNRVQLLTIHQSKGLEFESVYVVGLEEGILPNGRIATEENAVDEERRLMYVAMTRAKAHLCLTGAANRRKFGEQLSSEPSRFLKEITPDTLDWLSNEETRQQETDDFLQELEKLKTG, encoded by the coding sequence ATGAAGCTGAACCCCGAACAGGAAAAAGCGGTGCAAACCGTCCAAGGCCCTCTGCTCATTTTTGCCGGAGCAGGATCAGGTAAGACTAGAGTGATATCGAATCGGATTTCCCATATGGTCCAGGACCATCATATTCCGGCTTCGAAAATCGTTGCTCTATCCTTTACGAATAAGAGCGCAAAAGAAATGGCGGAACGCGTCCGGAAGCTTGTTCCCCGCAACTTGCTGAAAGGAATCGTTTTGTCAACATTCCACTCGTTGGGGTTGGGAATTCTAAAAAAGCATATCGAAAAATTAGGTTATAAACAACCGTTCCTTTTGCTAAACCAGGCGGACCAAGAAGGATTGATTACCGGTATGCTAGTCGCTCAAAAAATAGAACCTAAGCGAGCCCAGGTCAGCGAGATTTTAGGAAAGATTTCCAGAGTCAAAAACTCGGGGCCGGAATATCTGGAATTTCTTCGCACTTCGATTAACGAAGGTGATTTAACGGCAGCATCTCTTTTTCAGCAATATCAAGATTCTTTGAAAGAACAGAACTTCATAGACTTTGACGATTTAATTTTATTACCGTCCAGACTCTTGATCAATTTCGAGGAAGTTAGGGAAGAGTATCATAAAAAATTCCAATATTTCATGGTCGACGAGTTTCAAGATACGAACCGGACTCAATACGAATTCTTACGCGCTTTGATGGGAACTTCCGACAATCTTTGCGTAGTCGGGGACGACGATCAATCCATATACGCGTTTCGCGGTTCGGACGTTAGTCTTATTCTAGGTTTCGAAAAGGATTTTCCCACCGCTACCGTGATTCGTCTTCTTGAGAATTATCGATCCACCGATATCATCGTGTCCGCCGCAAACTCCTTGATTCGTCATAACTCTTCCCGTCGAGAGAAGGAACTTTATTCTAGAGTTCCGGGTTCGAGAAAGGTGAAATATGTGGAACGGATCGACGAAAAAGACGAAGCGGAATGGGTAGCGGACAGTATTCGGGAAGAAATCATCAAAGAAGCTCGAAAGGGAAGTCAGATTGCGATTCTGTTCCGAACCAATTTTCAATCCCGGCCTTTCGAAGAGGCATTTAGAAACAGGGACATGCCTTACAAAGTAGTCGGCGGTTATAATTTCTTCGATAGGAAAGAGGTTCGAGATTTAATTTCTTATATTCGTTTGATCGCCAATCAAAAGGATGATGCGTCGCTGTTGCGCATTATTAACTACCCTAAACGTGGGATCGGCCCCGGCTCGATTTCACTCGTGCACGAAAAGGCAGGACATAATAAGGAGTCGTTGTACGAAACCTTATTCCGCGTCTGCGAGTCTCCGGATTTTATTCCGGATTTGAATCGAAAGGTCGCCTCCGAGATCTATAACTTCGTTAATTTGATAGAGAAGGCTAAGAAAAAATTTTCTTCCGCTCCTCGACTCTTTTTCGCCTTGCGTGAGTTAATCGCAGATTTGGCTCTGGAAAAGGAAATCGTTCTGGAGGAGAAAGAGGAAAAAGTTGCTAAAGCAAGAATCTATAATATGTCGGAACTTGTGAATATGTTGGCCTTTTTTGAGGAAAATAACGAATCCGCCGAGAAACCCACCCTTTTTGACTTTATTAACCGACTTGCAATGCTTATGGAAGACGCTCCTACCGACGAGAAAGAGGATAATAGGGTGCAGTTGTTAACCATTCATCAATCCAAGGGACTGGAATTCGAATCAGTGTATGTAGTAGGTTTGGAGGAGGGAATTTTACCGAACGGAAGAATTGCTACTGAAGAAAATGCCGTAGACGAGGAGCGCAGGCTGATGTACGTGGCAATGACTCGAGCCAAAGCTCATTTATGCTTGACAGGGGCCGCAAATCGCCGCAAATTTGGGGAGCAATTGAGTTCGGAGCCTTCTCGGTTCCTAAAA